The Flammeovirgaceae bacterium genome contains a region encoding:
- a CDS encoding LysE family transporter codes for MEIVIKGIVSGIILAFLIGPVFFTILQTSVERGFGSGVLVAAGVALSDTVYIAIAYLGISQVFHDPRTQVYLAYGGGLVLFCLGLYYLLIKSRKLSGFQVEHIREQNPLRLMAKGFFINGLSPMVLVFWVGTVGLATSELGYTTPAKALTFFGAIIGTVFITDVLKAKLADKLRRILTPRFIRLLNIVLGIVLVIFGGRLVLFAENVSTL; via the coding sequence ATGGAAATAGTTATTAAGGGCATTGTTTCAGGAATAATCCTGGCCTTTCTTATCGGGCCGGTGTTCTTCACCATTCTTCAAACCAGTGTTGAACGAGGTTTTGGCAGCGGGGTGCTGGTGGCAGCCGGTGTGGCGTTGAGCGATACGGTTTATATTGCTATCGCCTACCTCGGCATATCGCAGGTATTTCACGATCCTCGAACACAGGTTTATCTGGCTTATGGCGGTGGCCTTGTGCTTTTTTGTCTCGGCCTCTATTACCTGCTTATTAAGAGCCGTAAACTCAGCGGGTTTCAGGTTGAGCATATACGTGAACAAAATCCGCTCCGCCTGATGGCGAAAGGCTTTTTTATTAACGGGCTAAGCCCGATGGTGCTGGTATTCTGGGTGGGCACGGTTGGGCTGGCCACCAGCGAACTGGGTTACACCACACCGGCCAAAGCGCTTACTTTTTTTGGCGCTATTATCGGCACAGTTTTTATAACCGATGTATTGAAAGCCAAACTGGCTGATAAGTTGCGCAGGATATTAACTCCCCGGTTTATCCGGTTGCTTAACATCGTGTTGGGTATCGTGCTGGTAATTTTTGGAGGCCGTTTAGTTTTGTTTGCCGAAAATGTCAG